A window from Schistosoma haematobium chromosome 3, whole genome shotgun sequence encodes these proteins:
- a CDS encoding hypothetical protein (EggNog:ENOG4103EZB~COG:S~SECRETED:SignalP(1-23)), producing MKVLNIRQLILIIFLIIRSQCLGYIMLMSQDNSRYQQYLPNTLTYYTTEEDIISGEQPYYEGTGETYDAYQVIPYRYVVDEDYISNNGVEYEDTGTNLNYLPTSNYQVNYDDIGQYYGPVEYSGTYNDYAGHDYNAQYDEYYPRQDVLVNYQTRTVGRHATEGQYNDHYEKNYYGNEDNYEDNLHNNYDTYNAENNVYIRDYSNLPTTSYKHQKYVPHSLVYLKDYFPIDDKLYVFYPKNLKQKYYTLRTIRLKHGQFSPYFSSKSAKKNPNGGFKEIHPKSNTEYPHGYKNLGINDYNKNDYYYYTESSEPSNYIPSNYHSYNRKVNYKPIDIYSSINYNHGKNNNHAKALYNSITNNNNPYKYSSKQDYNDYIEENKLQDDIFLFGDALKTTDYEESISYHHSGKQDPKGKIRNYFNYDIYGRMKRSGKSKFGGGTKKYHTVIDSDKRKNKHYVTYLP from the coding sequence ATGAAAGTGTTAAATATAAGACAATTAATAttaatcatatttttaattattcggTCACAATGTTTAGGATATATTATGTTAATGTCACAAGACAATAGCAGATATCAGCAATATCTACCAAATACTTTAACTTACTATACTACTGAAGAGGATATTATTTCAGGTGAACAGCCATATTATGAAGGAACCGGTGAAACATATGACGCTTATCAAGTAATACCGTATAGATATGTTGTTGACGAAGATTATATTAGTAATAATGGTGTCGAGTATGAAGACACTGGAACTAATTTGAACTATTTGCCTACTTCAAATTATCAGGTTAACTATGATGACATTGGTCAATACTATGGACCAGTTGAATACAGTGGTACGTATAATGATTATGCAGGCCATGATTATAATGCTcaatatgatgaatattatccaagACAAGATGTATTAGTTAATTATCAAACAAGAACGGTTGGAAGACATGCTACTGAAGGTCAATATAATGATcattatgaaaaaaattattacggGAATGAAGACAATTATGAAGATAACCTCCACAATAACTATGATACATATAATGCTGAGAATAATGTATATATTCGTGATTATTCTAATCTACCTACAACATCATATAAACATCAAAAGTATGTACCGCATAGTTTAGTCTATTTAAAAGATTATTTTCCAATTGATGATAAATTATATGTATTTTATCCCAAAAATCTAAAACAAAAGTATTATACTCTTCGTACAATTCGACTTAAACATGGTCAATTTAGTCCATATTTCTCAAGCAAATCAGCGAAAAAAAATCCAAATGGAGGTTTTAAAGAAATTCATCCAAAATCAAATACAGAATATCCTCATGGTTACAAAAATTTGGGaattaatgattataataaaaatgattattattattatactgaaTCAAGTGAACCATCAAATTATATCCCTTCAAATTATCATTCATACAATAGAAAAGTGAACTATAAACCAATAGACATATATTCATCAATAAATTATAACCAtggtaaaaataataatcatgccAAAGCACTTTATAATAGTATTACTAATAACAATAACccatataaatattcatcaaagcaAGATTATAATGATTATATTGAGGAAAATAAACTACAAGATGATATATTTCTATTTGGTGATGCTTTAAAAACAACAGATTATGAAGAATCAATCTCATATCATCATAGTGGTAAACAAGATCCAAAAGGTAAAATTAGAAACTATTTCAATTATGATATCTATGGTAGAATGAAACGTTCTGGCAAGTCGAAATTCGGTGGTGGAACTAAAAAATATCATACAGTTATTGATAGTgataaaagaaagaataaacattatgttacatatcttccataa